A section of the Falco rusticolus isolate bFalRus1 chromosome Z, bFalRus1.pri, whole genome shotgun sequence genome encodes:
- the FBXO10 gene encoding F-box only protein 10 isoform X3, whose amino-acid sequence MHRVLMEADGLPVELWQLILSYLCLPDLGRCSSVCRAWNELVLSLDRTRWRQLCLSCLEHRHPHWPVQPDVEPQSWRDTFKQHYLASKTWTKTTQALESSNCLSLFQRRKGRRRLCVGAVAEFSSLRAALAVASPYDRLVLLPGVHEEHSEVLLKVPVEVVGQGKLGKVVLLASINQHCPTARLCNVVFMPARFTSVLYKTTSGYVQFDNCNFESGQLQIHAPGTCQVKFCTFAQSSIHLRSVALCVLENCEFIGSENASVIVEGYPSSDRNWACKHLAMLAKSCTASVWEPSPAGCPVAKQDGWGESLLEPVRMCEIVIGEERSSFISTVGAQALLGSAQEVTEFRENLQAAKEEEYLALDSNSSDSDLSSDNEEDARAAYKLPYQAHSLSHTLADVTDSRLQSDRLHALQTDLKLKSLQQELQQDKEAQSLASSLQGCIIRQCLFRDGKGGILIYSRGQAKLEGSIFRHLTYAVRCIQNSKVIMLRNDIHHCKASGIFLRLLAGGLIADNNIHSNCEAGVDIRKGANPLVLCNKIHSGLRSGIVVVGNGKGIIRSNQIYGNKEAGIYILYNGNPAVSGNHIFQGLAAGIAVNENGRGQITGNIICENQWGGVDIRHGGDPILRNNLISCGHSDGVVVGERGKGLIEGNAIYSNKGCGVWMMSSSLPHLINNQISHNGIYGVALFCRKDEAGDYPPGQGGNETFQEEREGAGGENGPDSEEEYPAARPPISVALVELNSINHNGAAGLHIKSSEALSVIANVIHANRDGGVAVLQSSQLTHITNNSICCNSREGVLVEAECQVELRGNGIYENRSHGIISKGEGVIEENDIIGNHRCGLQMLQAADMKLNLQVTKNRIQAFRDYGIALFDEAKGLVQENLIFQGRSKKFILRPMSNAEDCIVQDNVLLTVKKRFDMECMLINPPARPHVRGGVLGSCMAAGGPRVSSTTTRMDGGCHHRRSIFCTIL is encoded by the exons ATGCACCGG GTGCTGATGGAGGCCGACGGCTTGCCCGTGGAGCTGTGGCAGCTCATCTTATCCTACCTGTGCCTCCCTGACCTGGGCCGCTGCAGCTCGGTCTGCAGGGCCTGGAACGAGCTCGTCCTCAGCCTGGACAGGACGCGCTGGCGGCAGCTCTGCCTGAGCTGCCTGGAGCACAGGCACCCGCACTGGCCCGTCCAGCCTGACGTGGAGCCGCAGTCCTGGAGGGACACCTTCAAGCAGCACTACCTGGCCTCCAAAACCTGGACCAAAACCACCCAAGCCCTGGAGTCCTCCAACTGCCTCTCCCTTTTCCAGAGGAGGAAGGGCCGTCGCCGGCTCTGCGTTGGCGCAGTGGCCGAGTTCAGCAGCCTGCGGGCTGCCCTGGCTGTCGCCAGCCCCTACGAccggctggtgctgctgcccgGCGTGCACGAGGAGCACAGCGAGGTGCTGCTGAAGGTGCCTGTGGAGGTCGTGGGGCAGGGCAAGCTGGGGaaggtggtgctgctggcaagCATCAACCAGCACTGCCCCACCGCCCGCCTCTGCAACGTGGTCTTCATGCCGGCCCGCTTCACCTCGGTGCTTTACAAG ACAACTTCAGGCTATGTCCAGTTTGACAATTGCAACTTTGAAAGCGGGCAGCTGCAGATCCATGCACCGGGGACATGCCAGGTGAAGTTCTGCACCTTCGCCCAGTCCAGCATCCACCTCCGCAGTGTGGCCCTCTGTGTCCTGGAGAACTGTGAGTTCATTGGTAGTGAGAACGCCTCCGTAATTGTGGAGGGCTACCCGAGCTCTGACCGTAACTGGGCCTGCAAGCACCTGGCCATGCTGGCCAAGTCCTGCACAGCATCCGTGTgggagcccagcccagctggctgccctGTGGCCAAGCAGGATGGCTGGGGAGAATCACTGCTGGAGCCAGTGAGGATGTGCGAGATTGTCATAGGGGAAGAACGAAGCAGCTTCATCTCTACTGTGGGTGCTCAGGCTCTGCTTGGCTCGGCCCAGGAGGTCACTGAATTCAGAGAGAACCTTCAGGCAGCAAAGGAGGAGGAGTACCTGGCCCTTGACTCAAACTCCAGTGACAGTGACTTAAGCAGCGACAATGAAGAGGATGCTCGGGCTGCATACAAACTGCCTTATCAAGCCCACAGCCTCAGTCACACGCTTGCTGATGTCACAGACAGCAGGCTTCAAAGCGACAGGCTGCATGCCCTTCAGACGGACCTTAAGCTCAAgtctctgcagcaggagctgcaacAGGACAAGGAGGCCCAGTCTCTGGCCAGCTCTCTGCAAGGCTGCATCATCCGCCAGTGCCTTTTCAGGGATGGAAAGGGAGGAATATTAATTTATTCTCGAGGGCAAGCAAAACTGGAAGGAAGCATCTTCAGGCATCTGACCTACGCAGTGCGCTGCATACAAAACAGTAAG GTTATCATGCTGAGGAATGACATCCACCATTGCAAAGCCTCGGGAATATTCCTGCGCCTGTTGGCAGGAGGCCTGATTGCGGACAACAACATTCATTCAAACTGTGAGGCTGGAGTGGACATTCGTAAGGGGGCTAACCCCCTTGTTCTG TGCAATAAGATACACAGTGGCCTTCGCTCAGGCATTGTCGTCGTTGGCAACGGAAAAGGCATCATCCGTAGCAATCAGATCTATGGGAATAAAGAAGCTGGCATTTATATTCTGTATAATGGAAACCCTGCTGTGAG TGGGAACCATATTTTCCAGGGATTGGCTGCTGGAATAGCAGTGAATGAGAATGGGAGAGGCCAGATCACAG GGAACATCATCTGCGAGAACCAGTGGGGTGGAGTGGACATCCGCCATGGTGGTGACCCCATCCTCAGGAACAACCTCATCTCCTGCGGCCACTCAGACGGCGTGGTGGTGGGTGAGCGCGGGAAGGGCCTCATCGAAGGAAACGCCATTTACA GCAACAAGGGCTGTGGCGTGTGGATGATGTCCTCCAGCCTTCCACATCTCATCAACAACCAGATCAGCCACAACGGCATCTATGGGGTGGCACTGTTCTGCCGCAAGGATGAGGCTGGTGACTATCCCCCTGGTCAAGGGGGCAACGAGACCTtccaggaggagagggagggtgCCGGTGGGGAGAACGGCCCCGACAGCGAGGAGGAGTACCCAGCTGCCCGGCCTCCCATCAGCGTGGCACTGGTGGAGTTGAACAGCATCAACCACAACGGAG CTGCTGGGTTGCACATCAAGAGCAGCGAAGCGCTCAGCGTCATCGCCAATGTAATCCACGCCAACCGCGACGGCGGggtggcagtgctgcagagcagtcaGCTGACACACATCACAAACAACAGCATTTGCTGCAACAGCCGGGAAGGTGTGCTGGTCGAGGCCGAGTGCCAGGTGGAGCTGCGCGGCAATGGCATCTATGAGAACCGCAGCCATGGCATCATCTCCAAGGGCGAGGGTGTCATTGAAGAGAATGACATCATCGGCAACCACAGGTGTGGCCTTCAGATGCTCCAGGCAGCAGACATGAAG CTTAATTTGCAGGTGACCAAGAACAGGATCCAGGCCTTTCGGGACTATGGGATTGCTCTCTTTGACGAAGCCAAAGGCCTGGTGCAGGAAAACCTCATTTTCCAAGGAAGATCCAAGAAATTCATTTTGCGACCAATGTCAAACGCAGAAGATTGCATTGTCCAAGACAATGTGCTTCTCACCGTCAAGAAAAG gTTTGATATGGAGTGCATGCTGATTAACCCCCCAGCACGGCCTCACGTCAGAGGAGGTGTCCTGGGCTCCTGCATGGCGGCTGGTGGTCCGAGGGTTTCCAGCACAACTACCAGGATGGATGGGGGCTGCCACCACCGCAGGAGCATCTTCTGCACCATTCTTTGA
- the FBXO10 gene encoding F-box only protein 10 isoform X1: MPSAAVASCQGGIRCWGSIRSRARFAGAAVVNAFFFSIPPLLGGCCWCPCVLGHGMNSASGESLTPFLTSPASQVLMEADGLPVELWQLILSYLCLPDLGRCSSVCRAWNELVLSLDRTRWRQLCLSCLEHRHPHWPVQPDVEPQSWRDTFKQHYLASKTWTKTTQALESSNCLSLFQRRKGRRRLCVGAVAEFSSLRAALAVASPYDRLVLLPGVHEEHSEVLLKVPVEVVGQGKLGKVVLLASINQHCPTARLCNVVFMPARFTSVLYKTTSGYVQFDNCNFESGQLQIHAPGTCQVKFCTFAQSSIHLRSVALCVLENCEFIGSENASVIVEGYPSSDRNWACKHLAMLAKSCTASVWEPSPAGCPVAKQDGWGESLLEPVRMCEIVIGEERSSFISTVGAQALLGSAQEVTEFRENLQAAKEEEYLALDSNSSDSDLSSDNEEDARAAYKLPYQAHSLSHTLADVTDSRLQSDRLHALQTDLKLKSLQQELQQDKEAQSLASSLQGCIIRQCLFRDGKGGILIYSRGQAKLEGSIFRHLTYAVRCIQNSKVIMLRNDIHHCKASGIFLRLLAGGLIADNNIHSNCEAGVDIRKGANPLVLCNKIHSGLRSGIVVVGNGKGIIRSNQIYGNKEAGIYILYNGNPAVSGNHIFQGLAAGIAVNENGRGQITGNIICENQWGGVDIRHGGDPILRNNLISCGHSDGVVVGERGKGLIEGNAIYSNKGCGVWMMSSSLPHLINNQISHNGIYGVALFCRKDEAGDYPPGQGGNETFQEEREGAGGENGPDSEEEYPAARPPISVALVELNSINHNGAAGLHIKSSEALSVIANVIHANRDGGVAVLQSSQLTHITNNSICCNSREGVLVEAECQVELRGNGIYENRSHGIISKGEGVIEENDIIGNHRCGLQMLQAADMKLNLQVTKNRIQAFRDYGIALFDEAKGLVQENLIFQGRSKKFILRPMSNAEDCIVQDNVLLTVKKRFDMECMLINPPARPHVRGGVLGSCMAAGGPRVSSTTTRMDGGCHHRRSIFCTIL; the protein is encoded by the exons ATGCCATCAGCAGCAGTGGCCTCATGCCAGGGTGGGATCAGGTGTTGGGGCTCCATTAGGAGCCGTGCCCGCTTTGCTGGTGCTGCAGTCGTGaatgctttcttcttctccatccctcctctgctcggagggtgctgctggtgtCCCTGTGTGCTGGGCCACGGCATGAACTCAGCCTCTGGAGAAAGCCTCACACCTTTCCTAACGAGCCCTGCATCCCAG GTGCTGATGGAGGCCGACGGCTTGCCCGTGGAGCTGTGGCAGCTCATCTTATCCTACCTGTGCCTCCCTGACCTGGGCCGCTGCAGCTCGGTCTGCAGGGCCTGGAACGAGCTCGTCCTCAGCCTGGACAGGACGCGCTGGCGGCAGCTCTGCCTGAGCTGCCTGGAGCACAGGCACCCGCACTGGCCCGTCCAGCCTGACGTGGAGCCGCAGTCCTGGAGGGACACCTTCAAGCAGCACTACCTGGCCTCCAAAACCTGGACCAAAACCACCCAAGCCCTGGAGTCCTCCAACTGCCTCTCCCTTTTCCAGAGGAGGAAGGGCCGTCGCCGGCTCTGCGTTGGCGCAGTGGCCGAGTTCAGCAGCCTGCGGGCTGCCCTGGCTGTCGCCAGCCCCTACGAccggctggtgctgctgcccgGCGTGCACGAGGAGCACAGCGAGGTGCTGCTGAAGGTGCCTGTGGAGGTCGTGGGGCAGGGCAAGCTGGGGaaggtggtgctgctggcaagCATCAACCAGCACTGCCCCACCGCCCGCCTCTGCAACGTGGTCTTCATGCCGGCCCGCTTCACCTCGGTGCTTTACAAG ACAACTTCAGGCTATGTCCAGTTTGACAATTGCAACTTTGAAAGCGGGCAGCTGCAGATCCATGCACCGGGGACATGCCAGGTGAAGTTCTGCACCTTCGCCCAGTCCAGCATCCACCTCCGCAGTGTGGCCCTCTGTGTCCTGGAGAACTGTGAGTTCATTGGTAGTGAGAACGCCTCCGTAATTGTGGAGGGCTACCCGAGCTCTGACCGTAACTGGGCCTGCAAGCACCTGGCCATGCTGGCCAAGTCCTGCACAGCATCCGTGTgggagcccagcccagctggctgccctGTGGCCAAGCAGGATGGCTGGGGAGAATCACTGCTGGAGCCAGTGAGGATGTGCGAGATTGTCATAGGGGAAGAACGAAGCAGCTTCATCTCTACTGTGGGTGCTCAGGCTCTGCTTGGCTCGGCCCAGGAGGTCACTGAATTCAGAGAGAACCTTCAGGCAGCAAAGGAGGAGGAGTACCTGGCCCTTGACTCAAACTCCAGTGACAGTGACTTAAGCAGCGACAATGAAGAGGATGCTCGGGCTGCATACAAACTGCCTTATCAAGCCCACAGCCTCAGTCACACGCTTGCTGATGTCACAGACAGCAGGCTTCAAAGCGACAGGCTGCATGCCCTTCAGACGGACCTTAAGCTCAAgtctctgcagcaggagctgcaacAGGACAAGGAGGCCCAGTCTCTGGCCAGCTCTCTGCAAGGCTGCATCATCCGCCAGTGCCTTTTCAGGGATGGAAAGGGAGGAATATTAATTTATTCTCGAGGGCAAGCAAAACTGGAAGGAAGCATCTTCAGGCATCTGACCTACGCAGTGCGCTGCATACAAAACAGTAAG GTTATCATGCTGAGGAATGACATCCACCATTGCAAAGCCTCGGGAATATTCCTGCGCCTGTTGGCAGGAGGCCTGATTGCGGACAACAACATTCATTCAAACTGTGAGGCTGGAGTGGACATTCGTAAGGGGGCTAACCCCCTTGTTCTG TGCAATAAGATACACAGTGGCCTTCGCTCAGGCATTGTCGTCGTTGGCAACGGAAAAGGCATCATCCGTAGCAATCAGATCTATGGGAATAAAGAAGCTGGCATTTATATTCTGTATAATGGAAACCCTGCTGTGAG TGGGAACCATATTTTCCAGGGATTGGCTGCTGGAATAGCAGTGAATGAGAATGGGAGAGGCCAGATCACAG GGAACATCATCTGCGAGAACCAGTGGGGTGGAGTGGACATCCGCCATGGTGGTGACCCCATCCTCAGGAACAACCTCATCTCCTGCGGCCACTCAGACGGCGTGGTGGTGGGTGAGCGCGGGAAGGGCCTCATCGAAGGAAACGCCATTTACA GCAACAAGGGCTGTGGCGTGTGGATGATGTCCTCCAGCCTTCCACATCTCATCAACAACCAGATCAGCCACAACGGCATCTATGGGGTGGCACTGTTCTGCCGCAAGGATGAGGCTGGTGACTATCCCCCTGGTCAAGGGGGCAACGAGACCTtccaggaggagagggagggtgCCGGTGGGGAGAACGGCCCCGACAGCGAGGAGGAGTACCCAGCTGCCCGGCCTCCCATCAGCGTGGCACTGGTGGAGTTGAACAGCATCAACCACAACGGAG CTGCTGGGTTGCACATCAAGAGCAGCGAAGCGCTCAGCGTCATCGCCAATGTAATCCACGCCAACCGCGACGGCGGggtggcagtgctgcagagcagtcaGCTGACACACATCACAAACAACAGCATTTGCTGCAACAGCCGGGAAGGTGTGCTGGTCGAGGCCGAGTGCCAGGTGGAGCTGCGCGGCAATGGCATCTATGAGAACCGCAGCCATGGCATCATCTCCAAGGGCGAGGGTGTCATTGAAGAGAATGACATCATCGGCAACCACAGGTGTGGCCTTCAGATGCTCCAGGCAGCAGACATGAAG CTTAATTTGCAGGTGACCAAGAACAGGATCCAGGCCTTTCGGGACTATGGGATTGCTCTCTTTGACGAAGCCAAAGGCCTGGTGCAGGAAAACCTCATTTTCCAAGGAAGATCCAAGAAATTCATTTTGCGACCAATGTCAAACGCAGAAGATTGCATTGTCCAAGACAATGTGCTTCTCACCGTCAAGAAAAG gTTTGATATGGAGTGCATGCTGATTAACCCCCCAGCACGGCCTCACGTCAGAGGAGGTGTCCTGGGCTCCTGCATGGCGGCTGGTGGTCCGAGGGTTTCCAGCACAACTACCAGGATGGATGGGGGCTGCCACCACCGCAGGAGCATCTTCTGCACCATTCTTTGA
- the FBXO10 gene encoding F-box only protein 10 isoform X2: protein MPSAAVASCQGGIRCWGSIRSRARFAGAAVVNAFFFSIPPLLGGCCWCPCVLGHGMNSASGESLTPFLTSPASQVLMEADGLPVELWQLILSYLCLPDLGRCSSVCRAWNELVLSLDRTRWRQLCLSCLEHRHPHWPVQPDVEPQSWRDTFKQHYLASKTWTKTTQALESSNCLSLFQRRKGRRRLCVGAVAEFSSLRAALAVASPYDRLVLLPGVHEEHSEVLLKVPVEVVGQGKLGKVVLLASINQHCPTARLCNVVFMPARFTSVLYKTTSGYVQFDNCNFESGQLQIHAPGTCQVKFCTFAQSSIHLRSVALCVLENCEFIGSENASVIVEGYPSSDRNWACKHLAMLAKSCTASVWEPSPAGCPVAKQDGWGESLLEPVRMCEIVIGEERSSFISTVGAQALLGSAQEVTEFRENLQAAKEEEYLALDSNSSDSDLSSDNEEDARAAYKLPYQAHSLSHTLADVTDSRLQSDRLHALQTDLKLKSLQQELQQDKEAQSLASSLQGCIIRQCLFRDGKGGILIYSRGQAKLEGSIFRHLTYAVRCIQNSKVIMLRNDIHHCKASGIFLRLLAGGLIADNNIHSNCEAGVDIRKGANPLVLCNKIHSGLRSGIVVVGNGKGIIRSNQIYGNKEAGIYILYNGNPAVSGNHIFQGLAAGIAVNENGRGQITGNIICENQWGGVDIRHGGDPILRNNLISCGHSDGVVVGERGKGLIEGNAIYSNKGCGVWMMSSSLPHLINNQISHNGIYGVALFCRKDEAGDYPPGQGGNETFQEEREGAGGENGPDSEEEYPAARPPISVALVELNSINHNGAAGLHIKSSEALSVIANVIHANRDGGVAVLQSSQLTHITNNSICCNSREGVLVEAECQVELRGNGIYENRSHGIISKGEGVIEENDIIGNHRCGLQMLQAADMKVTKNRIQAFRDYGIALFDEAKGLVQENLIFQGRSKKFILRPMSNAEDCIVQDNVLLTVKKRFDMECMLINPPARPHVRGGVLGSCMAAGGPRVSSTTTRMDGGCHHRRSIFCTIL from the exons ATGCCATCAGCAGCAGTGGCCTCATGCCAGGGTGGGATCAGGTGTTGGGGCTCCATTAGGAGCCGTGCCCGCTTTGCTGGTGCTGCAGTCGTGaatgctttcttcttctccatccctcctctgctcggagggtgctgctggtgtCCCTGTGTGCTGGGCCACGGCATGAACTCAGCCTCTGGAGAAAGCCTCACACCTTTCCTAACGAGCCCTGCATCCCAG GTGCTGATGGAGGCCGACGGCTTGCCCGTGGAGCTGTGGCAGCTCATCTTATCCTACCTGTGCCTCCCTGACCTGGGCCGCTGCAGCTCGGTCTGCAGGGCCTGGAACGAGCTCGTCCTCAGCCTGGACAGGACGCGCTGGCGGCAGCTCTGCCTGAGCTGCCTGGAGCACAGGCACCCGCACTGGCCCGTCCAGCCTGACGTGGAGCCGCAGTCCTGGAGGGACACCTTCAAGCAGCACTACCTGGCCTCCAAAACCTGGACCAAAACCACCCAAGCCCTGGAGTCCTCCAACTGCCTCTCCCTTTTCCAGAGGAGGAAGGGCCGTCGCCGGCTCTGCGTTGGCGCAGTGGCCGAGTTCAGCAGCCTGCGGGCTGCCCTGGCTGTCGCCAGCCCCTACGAccggctggtgctgctgcccgGCGTGCACGAGGAGCACAGCGAGGTGCTGCTGAAGGTGCCTGTGGAGGTCGTGGGGCAGGGCAAGCTGGGGaaggtggtgctgctggcaagCATCAACCAGCACTGCCCCACCGCCCGCCTCTGCAACGTGGTCTTCATGCCGGCCCGCTTCACCTCGGTGCTTTACAAG ACAACTTCAGGCTATGTCCAGTTTGACAATTGCAACTTTGAAAGCGGGCAGCTGCAGATCCATGCACCGGGGACATGCCAGGTGAAGTTCTGCACCTTCGCCCAGTCCAGCATCCACCTCCGCAGTGTGGCCCTCTGTGTCCTGGAGAACTGTGAGTTCATTGGTAGTGAGAACGCCTCCGTAATTGTGGAGGGCTACCCGAGCTCTGACCGTAACTGGGCCTGCAAGCACCTGGCCATGCTGGCCAAGTCCTGCACAGCATCCGTGTgggagcccagcccagctggctgccctGTGGCCAAGCAGGATGGCTGGGGAGAATCACTGCTGGAGCCAGTGAGGATGTGCGAGATTGTCATAGGGGAAGAACGAAGCAGCTTCATCTCTACTGTGGGTGCTCAGGCTCTGCTTGGCTCGGCCCAGGAGGTCACTGAATTCAGAGAGAACCTTCAGGCAGCAAAGGAGGAGGAGTACCTGGCCCTTGACTCAAACTCCAGTGACAGTGACTTAAGCAGCGACAATGAAGAGGATGCTCGGGCTGCATACAAACTGCCTTATCAAGCCCACAGCCTCAGTCACACGCTTGCTGATGTCACAGACAGCAGGCTTCAAAGCGACAGGCTGCATGCCCTTCAGACGGACCTTAAGCTCAAgtctctgcagcaggagctgcaacAGGACAAGGAGGCCCAGTCTCTGGCCAGCTCTCTGCAAGGCTGCATCATCCGCCAGTGCCTTTTCAGGGATGGAAAGGGAGGAATATTAATTTATTCTCGAGGGCAAGCAAAACTGGAAGGAAGCATCTTCAGGCATCTGACCTACGCAGTGCGCTGCATACAAAACAGTAAG GTTATCATGCTGAGGAATGACATCCACCATTGCAAAGCCTCGGGAATATTCCTGCGCCTGTTGGCAGGAGGCCTGATTGCGGACAACAACATTCATTCAAACTGTGAGGCTGGAGTGGACATTCGTAAGGGGGCTAACCCCCTTGTTCTG TGCAATAAGATACACAGTGGCCTTCGCTCAGGCATTGTCGTCGTTGGCAACGGAAAAGGCATCATCCGTAGCAATCAGATCTATGGGAATAAAGAAGCTGGCATTTATATTCTGTATAATGGAAACCCTGCTGTGAG TGGGAACCATATTTTCCAGGGATTGGCTGCTGGAATAGCAGTGAATGAGAATGGGAGAGGCCAGATCACAG GGAACATCATCTGCGAGAACCAGTGGGGTGGAGTGGACATCCGCCATGGTGGTGACCCCATCCTCAGGAACAACCTCATCTCCTGCGGCCACTCAGACGGCGTGGTGGTGGGTGAGCGCGGGAAGGGCCTCATCGAAGGAAACGCCATTTACA GCAACAAGGGCTGTGGCGTGTGGATGATGTCCTCCAGCCTTCCACATCTCATCAACAACCAGATCAGCCACAACGGCATCTATGGGGTGGCACTGTTCTGCCGCAAGGATGAGGCTGGTGACTATCCCCCTGGTCAAGGGGGCAACGAGACCTtccaggaggagagggagggtgCCGGTGGGGAGAACGGCCCCGACAGCGAGGAGGAGTACCCAGCTGCCCGGCCTCCCATCAGCGTGGCACTGGTGGAGTTGAACAGCATCAACCACAACGGAG CTGCTGGGTTGCACATCAAGAGCAGCGAAGCGCTCAGCGTCATCGCCAATGTAATCCACGCCAACCGCGACGGCGGggtggcagtgctgcagagcagtcaGCTGACACACATCACAAACAACAGCATTTGCTGCAACAGCCGGGAAGGTGTGCTGGTCGAGGCCGAGTGCCAGGTGGAGCTGCGCGGCAATGGCATCTATGAGAACCGCAGCCATGGCATCATCTCCAAGGGCGAGGGTGTCATTGAAGAGAATGACATCATCGGCAACCACAGGTGTGGCCTTCAGATGCTCCAGGCAGCAGACATGAAG GTGACCAAGAACAGGATCCAGGCCTTTCGGGACTATGGGATTGCTCTCTTTGACGAAGCCAAAGGCCTGGTGCAGGAAAACCTCATTTTCCAAGGAAGATCCAAGAAATTCATTTTGCGACCAATGTCAAACGCAGAAGATTGCATTGTCCAAGACAATGTGCTTCTCACCGTCAAGAAAAG gTTTGATATGGAGTGCATGCTGATTAACCCCCCAGCACGGCCTCACGTCAGAGGAGGTGTCCTGGGCTCCTGCATGGCGGCTGGTGGTCCGAGGGTTTCCAGCACAACTACCAGGATGGATGGGGGCTGCCACCACCGCAGGAGCATCTTCTGCACCATTCTTTGA